The genomic region aaccaggcaagcctagttcaaccggcccgcaatagaaagtattgatCGTGGCTGCCCCCTGGAGAGtcgaacccaggtcgcccacgtgaaaggctgtgtctttaaccactacgctatttaacaagggatagtcagtcagtcagtcagagataGACGGACGGActcactcactaagagacatttgctcttctaggctggctcTGCTTACACGGACATACAAATGTCATGCTGGCCCTTTAAGGGCAGTaggttaccatggtaacagcCTTCAGCTAAATAACCAAGGTGTCTGTGGGAGAATCTCTTCCCAGGGCCACTCCCCAGCTTGGATCAGTCTAGTCATAGCACATTCCACCAAGcatgtgaatcaatgtcaacagacaaacagacaaccaAAGGACAAAGTTTCCGGAAGAGCGGGTTTCCAAAAATGAATCTTTCAATGCATCACCAAAGATAGGCTAGGGATATGTACAACTAAAcacaacaaatatttgaaatactgAGTATTTTGTTTAACCTTACAAACTGAGTGAAATGCTGTTACCATCCAACAGTGTGTTCCATCTACCTTAGAGCTGCTCCTCCAGTTCTCTGAAGGGTAGCCCCCggcctcctcttccacctcctgaGGGAACTCCACCAGCTCACTGGCCTTGATCGGGCCTCTGCAAAGGGGGCACCGCGCCGGCTcctacacgcacgcacgcacgcacgcacacacacacacacacacacgttacgcAAAAAAAGCCCACAAGCGCCTGCCTCTGTGCAGCcagagagagatgtgtgtgtgtggccggcTAACCTGCTCCGTGCGTAGGACCTCAGCGATGCACGGCCGGCAGTAGACGTGTGCACAGTGGGTGATGACCGCCAGACGGACCGAGCTCAGACACACGGGGCACTCCTCATCAGAACCGCTGCCCAGCACCAGTCTCAGCCTCTCAATCAGACGCTCCCTCAGCTCAGCGGGAGTCGCGGTTACCACTCCTGTAGGCGGAGTTAGAGGGGTTCGTTACGGCGCCGCCAGGAATTCAAACCGAAACGCTTAGAGAACGTACAAAAAAGTCATTAGCGGGCATGTGTTTGTGCTTCGAGGCGACGTGTCGTTGTGTACCTGTTTGTGAAAGGGTGCTACCCAGCAGGTCCGGATGGCAGCAGAACTGTCTCAGTCTGACCAGGATGGCCAGAACGTCAGCGTAGTTCCTGAGGACGCTGCCCTCCTCAACATAcctacacacgcacgcacacgcttGTTAAACACGCAAAATCTACctacacacgcatgcacgcacacacagacacacacacacacctgctgatGGTGGCACGTCCCTCTGTTCGTGCCAGCTCgtactcctccctctctctcgtggTCAGCTCCACCTCCTCTATATTGAAGCTCCTCTTGGGAAGAGAGACCAGAGGCCGTCCTCCCACACGGCTGGTCTTGGTCCGACGCAGGGTGATACACCTCACCAGAGCCTGGAGGTTACTGGAGAAACAGACACGCTCCAGTCAAAATTATTTGTTGCTGCCTTACTGGGAGCGCTCTGGAAACCACACGGCTGTACAGTGCAGCATGACCAGTTGAaggacagctgtgtgtgtggtgtgcggACCCTAGGCCAGTCTTGTCTCCCACGGTGACCGGTCTCTGAATGACTCTGTTCCACCACTCTCTCACGTCGAACGGCTTCAGGCGCAAGAACGCCACCAGCATCCATAGATCTTTCAGGCTGTTCTGGATGGGAGTGCCTGgaaacacgtgcacacacacacaaatgatgaGTTCTCCAACCGGCCAATCGTCTGAATGAGAGTCTGCCCGTATGCATACCATGTTCAACACCAGGtggagaaggtgtgtgtgtgtgtttgtgtgtgtgtgtagggactCAGTCTGACCACCAGGCCAATAACAAACTCAATGCACATCTACCCAGCCCAATCAGCCAGTGGAGATGAAACGACATGACAAATCGGCTAGAGAAATTTCAACAGAATTGTAACCATCTGGAACACCTGGGTGGCCAGGCCAGTTCTTTGACATCTTGGGCTTGTTTAAAGAGGATGCTGCCTGTTGGATAAAATGGGAGCAGTGCATTCATACTGACacatataaacatacatatCACAGGTAATATTTCTTCCCTAGTCATATTTAAGCAACTCAAGTGATACAAAACATGTCTAGtgctttttttaataatacatgGACCATGAGGGCCAGTTTACCCGCTCACTGGCTACATCTGCTGGCCATGAGGGGAAACACGCCAGGGGATAATTAGCTCTCAGGCTTGATGGTGGTTATTTATCCTGGCCTTGCCAGATTGATTAAGTCTTGTTTCTCCAAACAAACTGATAACTACACAACACAACCTGAACATGGCAAACGGCTTGGACTGTTCTCAGAGAGGAACCGGGGAAAAAAGATGGAAAGGTTCAGGGAGGAGCTAggattttatttagttttattattGCTTCCCAGTTGCCATGGCAAACTCTCTCACCCAGTTCCCTAATAGGTCCAGAATCAGATCCCTGGAGGTCTAACATGATTGTTATTCCTTATTGATATCACTTGTTTTAGGTGTATATAGAGCTCATAGCCCATCATTTAATGGGTTCATAATAACCTAATGGATTAGATGCTGTCAAACTGTGAGACGACTCCCTccgccagtgtgtgtgttgagtacCTGAGAGAATCCAGCGTCTGTGTGCGTTGAGATCGAGCACGGCCTTACTCTGCTGGGCATTGGGGTTTCTGATCACGTGGCCCTCGTCCAGGACTACTCTGAGCCAGGTCACTGAGTGAAGAGGACCCCCACTGCCCTGAGACtggcaaacagagagacaacagtgAAGAAGACCCCCACTGCCCTGAGACtggcaaacagagagacaaaagtGAAGAAGACCCCCACTGCCCTGAGACtggcaaacagagagacaaaagtGAAGAAGACCCCCACTGCCCTGAGACtggcaaacagagagacaaaagtGAAGAAGACCCCCACTGCCCTGAGACtggcaaacagagagacaaaagtGAGGAAGACCCCCACTGCCCTGAGACtggcaaacagagagacaaaagtGAAGAAGACCCCCACTGCCCTGAGACtggcaaacagagagacaaaagtGAAGAAGACCCCCACTGCCCTGAGACtggcaaacagagagacaaaagtGAAGAAGACCCCCACTGCCCTGAGACtggcaaacagagagacaaaagtGAGGAAGACCCCCACTGCCCTGAGACtggcaaacagagagacaaaagtGAAGAAGACCCCCACTGCCCTGAGACtggcaaacagagagacaaaagtGAGGAAGACCCCCACTGCCCTGAGACtggcaaacagagagacaaaagtGAGGAAGACCCCCACTGCCCTGAGACtggcaaacagagagacaaaagtGAGGAAGACCCCCACTGCCCTGAGCGAGTTCACTGATGCCAAATCAGCGCACAAActaacactctctctctctcttgctcattTTTTCCCATAAATTAACACGGCTGTCACTGTCCTTTCCCATTTTCTATGCTACAAACAGTACATTTTGTtataatctgtaaaatgttacatttaattatgaaaacactggagacaggtaGCCTAGAGGCCCTATCTTGTAGCAATACCTAAAAAAATAGAGAATTTTTTCAGTCTTTGAGGGATCataactaggtagctagtaataagatggttctctctcattctccatGGTAATTTGTTATTGTCTCAAACGGGGGTAAATAATCTGGTGCTGTCAGACATTTCTAACTTTGCCAGCATGTTCCTTAGAACTCTCCCGTTAGTTGCATGCAGTCttacaatgttatgtcatttattttgggatttatgATCATTTCAAACTATAAGTTGTAGGTAGCACAGAGGCCCTATCAGATGGACCAATAATACTGATCATTTTATTATAACACTTCATCTGTTGTGTGAATTGTTTAACTTATTATAGGAAATTAATAGATACAATCCATATTCATTACAAACAACTGtagatatttgttatattatgaaaaatatagtaGAAATAACTACATTTAGGAAAATAGGGCATCTTGGAGACCATAACCCTAATgctgttttacaaaattaactAAAACTATGTCAACATTTTTCTCTAAATTAGGTTTAATGTTTGGGGTAGAATTTGTTATTATACACAATGTAAAGTGTGAATGGAAACCTTTTAAGTTTTATTGTCTGATAATCATCTGTTTACATCCCAATAGGGCCTCTTTGAGACCTCTCTAAATTCTAACCCCAactctatttcacaaaatgatctaaaacaatATCTTAACTCTATTTTTCCAGCTGTATATTGATAGAACATTTAGAACATGCTATGACATAGCATGAgaagtgtaaatgtaaacaacatcattttaatgttctcaGATAATCATACCTTCACAACCCAAAAGGACCTCTCTTAAAACACACCATAAATGTCCCTAAATGCACAAAGCAGACaatgcagcaaaaacaacaataggtaacatttccAACCTGGTATCCTATTTACTACACACTTGTATCTACAAGATATTACAGTATGAGTCAATATTACTGTGGAATTTTGATGTTACTGATCCTACAAATTACCATCTAAATTGTCAAATTgaacaacccctgacctctgaaaaatatgaaagcttaacagttgagactggtgctttggATATGTCAACAGCGGGCTATGTCTGAAGAAATGGATGAAGTGGCTAAGCTAAAACGTCATTAGATTGTATATACATCTTGATAACTATGATGACTAGCTGAGACCGCAttaaacatgcaaccataccaaaataacaatagatAACAGTTTGGAACTTTTAAATTGTCAACTACACCCTTGTATCTATATACGCATTTAAATGCACAATTTATCCTTACGGAACGACCCTTGACctctttgaaaaatatgaaagcttaacgattgagactggtgctttggATATGTCAACTCGGGCCTAAGTCTGAAGGAGTTGCAGAAATAGCTTGCCTGTATCTTTATTTAATGCCAAGATATGGaagcttgggagttgagactattgcttagaatatgttgcatgttcatattttacacaggggtcaggggtcgttccatgaggatgaattgaatgctttgcgggttacttttcaggatcaataactaaagaattccacagtagaattgtctgatctggttccaacctaCAGATAACAGTGTGGAGTTGCTAGATTAAATCCtcccaaaatgttacctattgttattttggtatggttgcatgttAAGTGCAGTCACAAACAGTCAAAATTGTATGCCGATTTTGACAATAGTTTTATAGATTTATGGCCATATCTTGGccttagataaagatacagacaagctacttcagcaactccttcaaaactagtttccaggtgacatattCTAAGCAATAATCTCAAGTCcaaagctttcatattttacacagggctcaggggtcgttccataaggatgaattgaatgctttgcaGGTTAATTTTGAGGATCTATAACTAAAGAATTCCTCCGTAAtattgtctgatctggttccaaTCTATAGATATTTGTGTGATGTTGCTGAATTTAATACTCCCATGTAACGAATTTGTAGATTTGTTGCATTATCTTGGGTATTGAACAGGTTAAAGGTAAGCTACTTTTGCCGTTACTTCCAAATGTTGCcaactgttgtttttgcagcattGCCTGTTTTTTCTAGTCAGGGTTATTTATGGTAATGACCCTATTGGAAGACATGGTTCTAACAGCCATAAAggtatgtttttgtcctctccACTTCAAATACCATCTCACAGAATGTTCTAAAATATCTATTAACATCAATTTAGTTTTGTGAGTCAGGTTAATAGAGAAAATGAGTTTTTTAGCCGCGATGCCCTATcgagtagccgagatgccctaccgagtagccgagatgccatataggtagccaagatgccgttacagatatatatatctcacacacacacaccgagtaATCAGCAGTCATCACGTTGTATGTAGTGAGGACCACGTGCTGTGTGGACAGGAAGCGCGGGTCCCTGTTGCGTTCCGGGCCGTAGTACAGATAAACATTCAGCCTCACGTCGGGTCGCACATGCTGCTCCAATTGGTCCTGAAACACAGGCCggatgtttgagtgtgtgtgtgcagtctgTGCGCGTGTTTGGCCAGACGATGTGAATTGGGCAGACCGTGGACGAGGCCTCACCAGCCAGTTGCTGAGCACGGACAATGGGCAGATAATGAGAGTGGTGGTGGCCGCCGTGTCGTCGGGACTCGGGGAGGGGGCCGCTATGGCTGCTCCGACCTCAGACCCTGCCCTTTtgcctacacaaacacacgtacacaggCAGAGAAAGGCAGGCATGTTCCCGGGGCTGTTTTCACACACTCTCAGCCTGGGAATACAGTCAGTTTGTCTGAGATTGGAACACTGCAGAAAACCCACCGGTCCTCTTCTTCTCAGGACCTCCCCGCGGTGGCCCAGTTAGCGCTGCCGCGAAGCCTGTGTCTTCCTCCAACATAGCAgcccctacatacacacacacacacacacacacacacacacacacagtccaatgCAAAGCCTTAGGGGACATCCGACTTATGGTCTGAGCAGGTAAAAGAATAGGTGGGATGTTACTGTAAATCTGACCAATCAATCACCGCGCAAACACATCAGCTTAGTCAAAGCAACCAACACGCGCGGTGAGTTACCTTTCTCTGTCCTGGTGGTCTTTCCTTTGCTTCCCGCTTTCTTTCCCCTCCCTGTGTGGTGAAAAAGATACAGATACCACGTCAGCTGTGTGGGTCTGTGGTCTGCACATGGCAGCAGGACAGCTGGACTGAATAGTTTAAATTAATCTTTACCTTTCTTTTCAGGCAGCCAATCCCCATCCTCCACCTGGGATCTAGGCCCACCtgctctgaaacacacacacctcaggtGATAAAACACAGTCCTGCCACCAACCTGAGGTGataacacacacagtcctgaCACCAACCTGAGGTGataacacacacagtcctgaCACCAACCTGAGGTGATAACACACATAGTCCTGACACCAACCTGAGGTGATAACACACAGTCCTGACACCAACCTGAGGTGATAACACACATAGTCCTGACACCAACCTGAGGTGATAACACACAGTCCTGACACCAACCTGAGGTGATAACACACATAGTCCTGACACCAACCTGAGGTGATAACAAACAGTCCTGACACCAACCTGAGGTGACATGAACACTAACTCACCTTTTACAAGGGGAGGGACCAGCAGAAGCCACCAattcctcatccccctctcccttcatccctgAAAGAAAAAAGCCAAGTCCATCAACAAGACAGAGCTCATACAGACATTAAAAagataatgaaagaaaaacctgAACTAAAGTATCGGTTCGCTGAAATATGGGAGAAGTGCAGCAAGTGGagctttattttgaaatgtccattgttttgttttatctaAATAACAATTTCCCAATAACTATTATGCCAACAatatgccaataaagccctttaatTTGAGCTTAAAGAGAGAGAACATATGATGGTGTCACCTCCAGGGAGTGAGTGTTTCCTTGGAGTAGCAGAGGTCTTTGTCTCAGGAGAACAGGTACGCTGCAGAGACAAAGACTGGTCACTGACATGGCAGTCACACATCCATTCACAAAGTCTCCACACTGCCATTCATGACAGCTAATCAGAACAAGCACACTTGAAACAAACTGTCAGCTAAAATTCAAGCCCCCATTAtgtgtgctagctagctagcttacaaGTGACCTCATCCCAGTTTGGCGCATCTAAATCAAAAAGCCACACGTTCATTTGAGGACAGGATTGGGAAACTGTCCAATCATTTCACCTATCAGAGGTTCGGAATGAAAATCAGATAAGAATACTAACCCGAGGCGCACACTTCTCCAGAGGCAGAGGTTTTCCGTTGTGGAAGTTGGAAAGTATCAGAGCAATGGTGGTTAATGTTTTCCCCTGAAAACACAAACCTCAGTGAGGATggagaaaaatgtgtgtgtgtgcgctagTGTCCTGTAAACAGTGAGTAATGTGTGCTAGAGTCCTATAAACCTACAGTAATGGGTGTTAGTGTCCAATAAACCAGTCAGTAATGTGTGTTAGTGTCCTATAAACAGTCAGCAATGCGTGTAAGTGTCCTATAAACAGTCAGCAATGCGTGTAAGTGTCCTATAAACAGTCAGTAATGTGTGTTATTGTCCTGTAAACAGTCAGTAATGCGTGTTAGTGTCCTGTAAACAGTCAGTAATGCGTGTTAGTGTCCTGTAAACAGTCAGTAATGCGTGTTAGTGTCCTGTAAACAGTCAGTAATGCGTGTTAGTGTCCTGTAAACAGTCAGTAATGCGTGTTAGTGTCCTGTAAACAGTCAGTAATGCATGTTAGTGTCCTGTAAACAGTCAGTAATGCGTGTTAGTGTCCTGTAAACATTGAGTAATGCGTGTTAGTGTCCTATAAACATTgagtaatgtgtgtttgtgtcttgtaAACATTTAGTCATGTTTGTGTCCTGTAAACAGtcagtaatgtgtgtttgtgtcctgtaAACAGTCAGTAAAGTGTGTTAGTGTCCTATAAACATTCAATAATGCGTGTTAGTGTCCTGTAAACAGTCAGTAATGCGTGTTAGTCTCCTGTAAACAGTCAGTAATGCGTGTTAGTGTCCTGTAAACATTgagtaatgtgtgtttgtgtcttgtaAACATTTAGTCATGTTTGTGTCCTGTAAACAGtcagtaatgtgtgtttgtgtcctgtaAACAGTCAGTAAAGTGTGTTAGTGTCCTATAAACATTCAATAATGCGTGTTTGTGTCTTGTAAACATTTAGTCATGTTTGTGTCCTGTAAACAGtcagtaatgtgtgtttgtgtcctgtaAACAGTCAGTAAAGTGTGTTAGTGTCCTATAAACATTCAATAATGCGTGTTAGTGTCCTGTAAACAGTCAGTAATGCGTGTTAGTGTCCTGTAAACAGTCAGTAATGCGTGTTAGTGTCCTATAAACATTgagtaatgtgtgtttgtgtcttgtaAACATTTAGTCATGTTTGTGTCCTGTAAACAGtcagtaatgtgtgtttgtgtcctgtaAACAGTCAGCAATGTGTGTTAGTGTCCTGTAAACAGTCAGAAATGCGTGTTTGTGTCCTGTAAACAATCCGTAATGCGTGTTTGTGTCCTGTAAACAGTCAGTAATGCGTGTTAGTGTCCTGTAAACAGTCAGTAATGCGTGTTAGTGTCCTGTAAACAGTCCGTAATGCGTGTTAGTGTCCTGTAAACAGTCAGTAATGCGTGTTAGTGTCCTGTAAACATTgagtaatgtgtgtttgtgtcttgtaAACATTTAGTCATGTTTGTGTCCTGTAAACAGtcagtaatgtgtgtttgtgtcctgtaAACAGTCAGTAAAGTGTGTTAGTGTCCTATAAACATTCAATAATGCGTGTTAGTGTCCTGTAAACAGTCAGTAATGCGTGTTAGTGTCCTGTAAACAGTCAGTAATGCGTGTAAGTGTCCTATAAACAGtcagtaatgtgtgtttgtgtcttgtaAACATTTAGTCATGTTTGTGTCCTGTAAACAGtcagtaatgtgtgtttgtgtcctgtaAACAGTCAGCAATGTGTGTTAGTGTCCTGTAAACAGTCAGAAATGCGTGTTTGTGTCCTGTAAACAATccgtaatgtgtgtttgtgtcctgtaAACAGTCAGTAATGCGTGTTAGTGTCCTGTAAACAGTCAGTAATGCGTGTTAGTGTCCTGTAAACAGTCAGTAATGCGTGTTAGTGTCCTGTAAACAGTCAGTAATGCGTGTTAGTGTCCTGTAAACAGTCAGTAATGTGTGTTAGTGTCCTATAAACATTgagtaatgtgtgtttgtgtcttgtaAACATTTAGTCATGTTTGTGTCCTGTAAACAGtcagtaatgtgtgtttgtgtcctgtaAACAGTCAGCAATGTGTGTTAGTGTCCTGTAAACAGTCAGAAATGCATGTTTGTGTCCTGTAAACAATccgtaatgtgtgtttgtgtcctgtaAACAGTCAGTAATGCGTGTTAGTGTCCTGTAAACAGTCAGTAATGCGTGTTAGTGTCCTGTAAACAGTCAGTAATGCGTGTTAGTGTCCTATAAACATTCAATAATGCGTGTTAGTGTCCTGTAAACAGTCAGTAATGCGTGTTAGTGTCCTGTAAACAGTCAGTAATGCGTGTTAGTGTCCTGTAAACAGTCAGTAATGCGTGTTAGAGTCCTGTAAACATTgagtaatgtgtgtttgtgtcttgtaAACATTTAGTCATGTTTGTGTCCTGTAAACAGtcagtaatgtgtgtttgtgtcctgtaAACAGTCAGTAAAGTGTGTTAGTGTCCTATAAACATTCAATAATGCGTGTTTGTGTCTTGTAAACATTTAGTCATGTTTGTGTCCTGTAAACAGtcagtaatgtgtgtttgtgtcctgtaAACAGTCAGCAATGTGTGTTAGTGTCCTGTAAACAGTCAGAAATGCATGTTTGTGTCCTGTAAACAATCCGTAATGTGTGTTAGTGTCCTGTAAACAGTCAGTAATGCGTGTTAGTGTCCTGTAAACAGTCAGTAATGCGTGTTAGTGTCCTGTAAACAGTCAGTAATGCGTGTTAGTGTCCTATAAACATTCAATAATGCGTGTTAGTGTCCTGTAAACAGTCAGTAATGCGTGTTAGTGTCCTGTAAACAGTCAGTAATGCGTGTTAGTGTCCTGTAAACAGTCAGTAATGCGTGTTAGAGTCCTGTAAACATTgagtaatgtgtgtttgtgtcttgtaAATATTTAGTCATGTTAGTGTCCTGTAAACAGtcagtaatgtgtgtttgtgtcctgtaAACAGTCAGTAAAGTGTGTTAGTGTCCTATAAACATTCAATAATGCGTGTTTGTGTCTTGTAAACATTTAGTCATGTTTGTGTCCTGTAAACAGtcagtaatgtgtgtttgtgtcctgtaAACAGTCAGTAAAGTGTGTTAGTGTCCTATAAACATTCAATAATGCGTGTTAGTGTCCTGTAAACAGTCAGCAATGTGTGTTATTGTCCTGTAAACAGTCAgcaatgtgtgtcagtgtcctgTAAACAGTCAGTAATGTGTGTTAGTGTCCTGTAAACAGTCAGCAATGCGTGTTATTGTCCTGTAAACAGTCAGAAATGTGTGTTAGTGTCCTATAAACATTCAGTAATGTGTGTTAGTGTCCTGTAAACAGTCAGCAATGTGTGTTAGTGTCCTGTAAACAGTCAGAAATGCGTGTTTGTGTCCTGCAAACAATccgtaatgtgtgtttgtgtcctgtaAACAGTCAGTAATGTGTGTTAGTGTCCTGTAAACAATCAGTAGTATGTGTTAGTGTCCTGTAAACAATTAGTAATGTGTGTCAGTAATAATTGAGGTTATTCATGGGACTTAAATGGCTtaaatttcaatttaaaaacggGGGTGTTCTAAATCATTTGAACGGTTTTGCATATGCTGCAGTTTCTAATAGAAAGGGGAAAAAGCAGTATCCAAATCAAAGACTATCGAAATGGCTCTTTCACAGATAATATTCGGTTCCAAACATGTTTATATGTGTTAGTGTACTGAAAAGGTTTCAATGTGTTAGTTAATGTACAGAAAACTTTTCAGTGTGTGTTAATGTCCTGTAAACTAAATGGGTGCATCTCACCAGTCCCATGTCGTCAGCCAGTATGCCCCCACGGACCCTCTGCGGTCTCTCTCTAACAGAGGagtatgtcagtgtgttatAGAACAGCCCCCCCTTATCCTCCCAGAATGGGGGCAGGGCAACGctgttctcacacacacacatccaactcAGAGCCTGCTTCTGGTGGGGTAGCAGAGGAGTACACACTgcctaaacacagacacaaacacagacatgcgTAACTTGACGATTCTACCACCTTTCTTGTCTCATTCACATCTCTTTTCTTCGTCTCACAAGCAAGGACATGTACACTACAGATCATAAACAATTCAACATTTTGGGGGGAATTGACTCCCATTCAACTGCTGGtgtcaccaagtctccaaaacaaTTACACGCCACCTCCACCCAATTGGCATTGGGTTCTATGGTCAGTGTGTGGGGGTGATGAGGGTAGACAATGTCCTTCTGGCAAGACGTCCAAATACCTTGCTGGCATGGCGGTAAAACTGTAACCAGATCGGGCCCTAAGTCTATATTGAACCCACAGCTCGGGCATTGCAAATGCCCTTGTCTATCAATAGAGCCCCAAATGTCTACATTCAATTTGCAAATCGATATTCTGTATACTACTTCAATAAAAATTTTATAATTTCATTTGAGGCAATTCTCAGTGATAATTTGAATGAAGCACATCActgacacatacacaggcacTCACcttcactgcctctctctcgcCATTCTTATCTTCCATCAGATCTTCAAACAAACTGTCAAACGCGTTCTTCAACTGCAGGAGACAAAAACCCGAGTGATATGACAACACACACCAGCTGCAGGTAATCGTCATTTTATAGTGCATCTTGATGTATCAGTTTATACTACATGTTATGGATGTGCATCTTTCCCTTTCAGGACATTTTGATATGCATTTAGACGTATGGGCTCCCACAGGGCAATGACACCGATCAATGTGCTACAGTACGACAACTTTTATGCGCATAGGTCAAAAGCTAGGTCAATAGTAATACCTCAAATTAGGCAAAGGGTTACAATTTGGGAAGCAGCGTTTGCAAATTACCTCTTCTGCAGTCAGTGGGACAGTCTTCCTCGGTGGAGCTTGACCATCTGAGACCCCTTTAacaactgacacaaacacacagcgtGAGACAAATGCCTACGCAGGAGGCTGCATTGGCACAATGTGCGTGAGTGTTTGTACCTGAAGAGCCAGTTTGCAGTTTGAAGCCATGTGAAGAAAGCTGCTGGACCACTGCATGTCTGTTTTCCTCTGTCCCCCAGAAGGACAACACCACGGGCATGGTGAATACATTGGTCGCTCCGAATGGCAccaccctaaacacacacaggaacacccAGCTGTACCTTCAAACACCGAACAACGCACAACTCCGGAACGTTTATATTACCAATGGGCACTGTCAACCTTGCACGCGCTCACCCGTCGATCCTGGCTAAGTTGTTGTCCATAATGTTAGCCAACGAAGCAGCTAGCTCCCGTTTGATGTGCCCCACCTGGCTGCCATAGACGTTAGCCACCATTACTGCATTACGGTCGTGtgggttttgaggctgacgaaCCAGAGACACCATCTCCCTTTTGTTCAcctacatatacacatacacatgccaCGGGAAAGTATAGTAAGTGTCGAAATGTATTTAAGAGTTAACCTAAAGTTAGAGGTATCTCCTGATCAGGACAAACTCGTAGACATAAAATTAACTGATTTGGCCAGGCC from Esox lucius isolate fEsoLuc1 chromosome 5, fEsoLuc1.pri, whole genome shotgun sequence harbors:
- the hltf gene encoding helicase-like transcription factor isoform X2, which encodes MQSSRGWFSFMDDSVTETLSQALQGTGEQPDREPDTEILFGNLRGSVVGLRYYTGVVNKREMVSLVRQPQNPHDRNAVMVANVYGSQVGHIKRELAASLANIMDNNLARIDGVVPFGATNVFTMPVVLSFWGTEENRHAVVQQLSSHGFKLQTGSSVVKGVSDGQAPPRKTVPLTAEELKNAFDSLFEDLMEDKNGEREAVKAVCTPLLPHQKQALSWMCVCENSVALPPFWEDKGGLFYNTLTYSSVRERPQRVRGGILADDMGLGKTLTTIALILSNFHNGKPLPLEKCAPRRTCSPETKTSATPRKHSLPGGMKGEGDEELVASAGPSPCKRAGGPRSQVEDGDWLPEKKGRGKKAGSKGKTTRTEKGAAMLEEDTGFAAALTGPPRGGPEKKRTGKRAGSEVGAAIAAPSPSPDDTAATTTLIICPLSVLSNWLDQLEQHVRPDVRLNVYLYYGPERNRDPRFLSTQHVVLTTYNVMTADYSSQGSGGPLHSVTWLRVVLDEGHVIRNPNAQQSKAVLDLNAHRRWILSGTPIQNSLKDLWMLVAFLRLKPFDVREWWNRVIQRPVTVGDKTGLGNLQALVRCITLRRTKTSRVGGRPLVSLPKRSFNIEEVELTTREREEYELARTEGRATISRYVEEGSVLRNYADVLAILVRLRQFCCHPDLLGSTLSQTGVVTATPAELRERLIERLRLVLGSGSDEECPVCLSSVRLAVITHCAHVYCRPCIAEVLRTEQEPARCPLCRGPIKASELVEFPQEVEEEAGGYPSENWRSSSKVDALMSSLLRLRCEDSSIKSLVVSQFTRFLSLLEVPLREEGFRFVRLDGTMSQRRRAQVIQEFQSHSPGSPLVMLLSLKAGGVGLNLTAASHVFLMDPAWNPAVEDQCVDRCHRLGQTRDVVITKFIVKDSVEENMVKIQRQKQDLVEKAFGTNPSKRKTSRIEEIQALMEL